The Zootoca vivipara chromosome 4, rZooViv1.1, whole genome shotgun sequence genome has a segment encoding these proteins:
- the HPX gene encoding hemopexin isoform X2, producing MRSHLGFFCLSWALALAHPLDHGSSKFNGTGGSSWHHLASQPPLNDTETARRCANEEGFDAITLDERGNMLFFKGDVVWKGFSGPSEPINASWPQIQGPLDAALRIHHLSQPAAHDNVYFFQGQRVWAYAQGKLRPGFPRRIEEEFRGVPGDLDAAVECHPKECAAATILFFKGPLVLSYDLATGMVKQRSWPAVANCSSAVRWLERYYCFQGIEFLRFDPVTGEVPPKYPRDARDYFMRCPGRGHGHEARANATLRAAMDPCSGEPFQAFSSDDSGRIYAFRGGQYLRVDSWRDGWHAWPLSHTWKGLEGDVDAAFSWEDKFYLIQGSEVTIFRAGSGYSRVEGYPRPLQEELGLSGMDAAFTCPHSSDLYVFQGNSMKLVDLQRSPRLPGPALATPHNHVDSAFCTQQGVFLFQGGNFYHYRSVDHLLGAPEPVPAQNTAAEVFWCPMAGDKGPHPHPAPQA from the exons ATGCGCAGCCACTTGGGATTCTTCTGCCTGAGCTGGGCCCTGGCCCTGGCCCACCCCCT GGATCACGGGAGCAGCAAGTTCAATGGCACTGGCGGCAGCAGCTGGCACCACTTGGCCTCACAGCCTCCGCTCAACGACACAG AGACCGCCAGGCGCTGTGCCAACGAGGAAGGCTTTGACGCCATCACGCTGGACGAGAGAGGCAACATGCTCTTCTTCAAAG ggGACGTGGTCTGGAAGGGCTTCAGTGGGCCATCCGAGCCCATCAACGCCTCCTGGCCCCAGATCCAGGGGCCCCTCGATGCCGCCTTGAGGATCCACCACCTGAGCCAGCCAGCAGCCCACGACAACGTCTACTTCTTCCAG GGCCAGCGGGTCTGGGCTTACGCTCAGGGCAAGCTGAGGCCCGGCTTCCCCCGGCGCATCGAGGAAGAGTTCAGAGGGGTGCCTGGGGACCTGGATGCCGCTGTGGAGTGTCACCCCAAGGAGTGTGCGGCCGCCACCATCCTCTTCTTCAAGG GCCCCCTGGTCCTCTCCTACGACTTGGCCACCGGGATGGTGAAACAGCGCTCTTGGCCGGCCGTGGCCAACTGCTCCTCTGCCGTGCGCTGGTTGGAGCGCTATTACTGCTTCCAGGGCATCGAGTTCTTGCGCTTTGACCCTGTTACAGGCGAGGTGCCCCCCAAGTACCCGCGGGACGCCAGGGACTACTTCATGCGCTGCCCAGGAAGAG GCCATGGCCACGAGGCGCGGGCCAATGCCACCCTCAGGGCAGCCATGGACCCCTGCAGCGGGGAGCCCTTCCAAGCCTTCTCCTCGGACGACTCGGGGCGCATCTATGCCTTCCGCG GGGGGCAGTACCTCCGTGTGGACTCCTGGCGCGACGGCTGGCATGCCTGGCCTCTCAGCCACACCTGGAAGGGCCTAGAGGGGGACGTGGACGCTGCATTCAGCTGGGAGGACAAATTCTACCTGATCCAG GGCTCTGAGGTCACCATCTTCCGGGCCGGCTCTGGCTACAGCCGCGTGGAGGGCTACCCCCGGCCTCTGCAGGAAGAGCTGGGGCTGTCCGGAATGGATGCGGCCTTCACCTGCCCTCATTCCAGCGACCTCTACGTCTTTCAag GAAACTCCATGAAGCTTGTGGACCTGCAGAGGAGCCCCCGCCTGCCAGGCCCAGCGCTGGCCACCCCCCACAACCACGTGGACAGCGCCTTCTGCACCCAACAGGGGGTCTTCCTTTTCCAGGGGGGCAACTTCTACCACTATAGGAGTGTCGACCATCTCCTGGGGGCCCCAGAGCCTGTGCCTGCCCAGAACACAGCTGCGGAGGTTTTCTGGTGCCCCATGGCAGGGGACAagggcccccacccccaccccgctccccAGGCATGA
- the HPX gene encoding hemopexin isoform X1, with product MRSHLGFFCLSWALALAHPLRDHGSSKFNGTGGSSWHHLASQPPLNDTETARRCANEEGFDAITLDERGNMLFFKGDVVWKGFSGPSEPINASWPQIQGPLDAALRIHHLSQPAAHDNVYFFQGQRVWAYAQGKLRPGFPRRIEEEFRGVPGDLDAAVECHPKECAAATILFFKGPLVLSYDLATGMVKQRSWPAVANCSSAVRWLERYYCFQGIEFLRFDPVTGEVPPKYPRDARDYFMRCPGRGHGHEARANATLRAAMDPCSGEPFQAFSSDDSGRIYAFRGGQYLRVDSWRDGWHAWPLSHTWKGLEGDVDAAFSWEDKFYLIQGSEVTIFRAGSGYSRVEGYPRPLQEELGLSGMDAAFTCPHSSDLYVFQGNSMKLVDLQRSPRLPGPALATPHNHVDSAFCTQQGVFLFQGGNFYHYRSVDHLLGAPEPVPAQNTAAEVFWCPMAGDKGPHPHPAPQA from the exons ATGCGCAGCCACTTGGGATTCTTCTGCCTGAGCTGGGCCCTGGCCCTGGCCCACCCCCT CAGGGATCACGGGAGCAGCAAGTTCAATGGCACTGGCGGCAGCAGCTGGCACCACTTGGCCTCACAGCCTCCGCTCAACGACACAG AGACCGCCAGGCGCTGTGCCAACGAGGAAGGCTTTGACGCCATCACGCTGGACGAGAGAGGCAACATGCTCTTCTTCAAAG ggGACGTGGTCTGGAAGGGCTTCAGTGGGCCATCCGAGCCCATCAACGCCTCCTGGCCCCAGATCCAGGGGCCCCTCGATGCCGCCTTGAGGATCCACCACCTGAGCCAGCCAGCAGCCCACGACAACGTCTACTTCTTCCAG GGCCAGCGGGTCTGGGCTTACGCTCAGGGCAAGCTGAGGCCCGGCTTCCCCCGGCGCATCGAGGAAGAGTTCAGAGGGGTGCCTGGGGACCTGGATGCCGCTGTGGAGTGTCACCCCAAGGAGTGTGCGGCCGCCACCATCCTCTTCTTCAAGG GCCCCCTGGTCCTCTCCTACGACTTGGCCACCGGGATGGTGAAACAGCGCTCTTGGCCGGCCGTGGCCAACTGCTCCTCTGCCGTGCGCTGGTTGGAGCGCTATTACTGCTTCCAGGGCATCGAGTTCTTGCGCTTTGACCCTGTTACAGGCGAGGTGCCCCCCAAGTACCCGCGGGACGCCAGGGACTACTTCATGCGCTGCCCAGGAAGAG GCCATGGCCACGAGGCGCGGGCCAATGCCACCCTCAGGGCAGCCATGGACCCCTGCAGCGGGGAGCCCTTCCAAGCCTTCTCCTCGGACGACTCGGGGCGCATCTATGCCTTCCGCG GGGGGCAGTACCTCCGTGTGGACTCCTGGCGCGACGGCTGGCATGCCTGGCCTCTCAGCCACACCTGGAAGGGCCTAGAGGGGGACGTGGACGCTGCATTCAGCTGGGAGGACAAATTCTACCTGATCCAG GGCTCTGAGGTCACCATCTTCCGGGCCGGCTCTGGCTACAGCCGCGTGGAGGGCTACCCCCGGCCTCTGCAGGAAGAGCTGGGGCTGTCCGGAATGGATGCGGCCTTCACCTGCCCTCATTCCAGCGACCTCTACGTCTTTCAag GAAACTCCATGAAGCTTGTGGACCTGCAGAGGAGCCCCCGCCTGCCAGGCCCAGCGCTGGCCACCCCCCACAACCACGTGGACAGCGCCTTCTGCACCCAACAGGGGGTCTTCCTTTTCCAGGGGGGCAACTTCTACCACTATAGGAGTGTCGACCATCTCCTGGGGGCCCCAGAGCCTGTGCCTGCCCAGAACACAGCTGCGGAGGTTTTCTGGTGCCCCATGGCAGGGGACAagggcccccacccccaccccgctccccAGGCATGA